The Persephonella hydrogeniphila genome has a window encoding:
- the thiD gene encoding bifunctional hydroxymethylpyrimidine kinase/phosphomethylpyrimidine kinase, with amino-acid sequence MVHKALTIAGSDNSGGAGIQADLKVFSAFGVYGMSAISSITVQNSMGVQNSYPVSPDIVYQQIQSVAEDIKIDAFKTGMLQTEENVIAVYQAVKDFKLKNFVVDTVIRSKNGRFLLDKDAVETFVKRIIPICDVITPNIDEAEEITGKRIKNIDDMKKAAVEISKIGAKAVVIKGGHLPQENKVTDVIYYRGDFVLLEYPFVKTKNTHGTGCTFSAAITACLAKGIDTIKSIRIARAYTQGAIENSITTGKGVGSLNHFWTVL; translated from the coding sequence ATGGTTCACAAAGCTTTAACTATCGCAGGTTCAGATAACAGTGGAGGTGCTGGTATACAGGCAGACCTTAAGGTTTTTTCGGCATTTGGTGTTTACGGAATGAGTGCTATCAGCTCAATCACAGTTCAGAACAGTATGGGAGTCCAAAACTCATATCCTGTTTCACCAGATATAGTGTATCAGCAGATACAGTCTGTGGCAGAAGATATAAAAATTGATGCTTTTAAGACAGGCATGCTACAGACAGAAGAGAATGTAATAGCTGTTTATCAGGCTGTAAAAGATTTTAAACTTAAAAATTTTGTTGTAGATACTGTTATAAGATCAAAAAATGGTAGATTTCTTCTTGATAAAGACGCTGTGGAAACTTTTGTAAAAAGGATTATTCCTATCTGTGATGTGATAACGCCAAATATAGATGAAGCTGAAGAGATAACAGGAAAAAGAATTAAGAATATAGATGATATGAAAAAAGCTGCTGTAGAGATATCAAAAATAGGAGCAAAGGCAGTCGTTATTAAAGGAGGGCATCTTCCACAGGAAAATAAAGTTACAGATGTGATCTACTACAGAGGAGATTTTGTATTACTCGAATACCCTTTTGTTAAAACGAAAAACACCCACGGTACAGGATGTACATTTTCTGCAGCTATAACTGCCTGTCTTGCCAAAGGTATAGATACAATAAAATCAATAAGGATAGCAAGGGCTTATACTCAAGGGGCAATAGAGAATTCTATTACGACAGGTAAGGGAGTAGGAAGCTTAAACCACTTCTGGACGGTTTTATGA
- a CDS encoding ComF family protein, producing the protein MRFLNGIFPAKCVICENLFVFEDQNLFCNLCLSTVKKEKIYYCNSCGDKVENCQKCLKKRVFDRIEIFKSNDRYITEILYYMKIKGFKNLSRTISQKIEEDITGFVKKKKIDLITYIPLDRKTYRKRTFNHLEEILREIFPSYIIDSVVEKTRETRLQMELNREERLKNLKGAFNLKKDIKGKKILIFDDIMTTGSTMFEMYKTIKKGNPERIYGYVIAR; encoded by the coding sequence ATGAGATTTCTTAACGGGATATTTCCTGCAAAATGCGTTATATGCGAGAATCTTTTTGTATTTGAAGATCAGAACTTGTTCTGTAATCTGTGTCTGTCTACTGTAAAAAAAGAAAAAATTTACTACTGCAACAGTTGTGGTGATAAAGTTGAAAACTGCCAGAAATGTCTGAAAAAAAGAGTTTTTGACAGGATAGAGATATTCAAAAGTAATGACAGGTATATAACAGAAATTCTGTATTATATGAAAATAAAAGGGTTTAAAAATTTATCTCGCACGATATCACAGAAAATAGAAGAAGATATAACAGGTTTTGTAAAAAAGAAAAAAATAGACCTGATCACCTATATTCCCCTTGACAGAAAAACATACAGGAAGAGAACTTTCAATCATTTAGAGGAGATATTGAGAGAAATATTTCCATCTTACATTATAGATAGTGTTGTAGAAAAAACAAGAGAAACAAGACTTCAGATGGAATTAAACAGGGAAGAAAGGTTAAAAAACTTAAAAGGTGCCTTTAATCTTAAAAAGGATATAAAAGGTAAAAAGATACTTATATTTGACGACATTATGACGACAGGTTCTACAATGTTTGAGATGTATAAAACTATAAAAAAAGGGAATCCAGAAAGGATATACGGGTACGTTATTGCAAGATAG
- a CDS encoding AI-2E family transporter: MDRYKISIILVSLASIVVIIAGLKAAQDIVVQFLLALFFAVMFLPIFKFFVSKKIPKWLSLIFVLFINLAFIYLLSLTVITSVNELRDNLSEYQQKLNIYINESYKILKLLGISIPENISLDILNPNVILQFLSNSLLSFGNILANALFIIILVVFILLESDIFAEKLKVISKGKKAKALVDEFFESVIEYMKIKTVMSALTGFMAWIFLFILGVDFSLLWGILAFLLNYIPTIGSIIAAVPPVIIALIDGGIGYAIAVSVWYLAINMVIGNILEPKFMGKGVGLSPLVVLLSLVFWGWVLGTVGMFLSIPLTIIAKMAFELRDETRWIAVLMDNEVRKE, translated from the coding sequence ATGGACAGATATAAGATTTCCATTATACTTGTTTCTCTTGCATCAATTGTTGTAATAATAGCCGGTCTAAAAGCAGCTCAGGATATAGTTGTTCAATTTTTACTCGCTCTCTTTTTTGCTGTGATGTTTCTGCCTATATTCAAATTTTTTGTATCTAAAAAAATACCTAAATGGCTGTCTTTGATTTTTGTTCTATTTATAAACCTTGCATTTATATACCTGCTTTCCCTGACTGTGATAACATCTGTTAACGAGCTCAGGGATAATCTCAGTGAGTACCAGCAAAAGCTTAATATATACATTAACGAGAGCTATAAAATCTTAAAATTATTAGGTATATCTATACCTGAGAATATATCTTTGGATATACTGAACCCCAATGTTATCCTCCAGTTTTTGTCGAACTCCTTACTCAGTTTTGGAAATATACTTGCAAACGCGCTTTTTATAATAATTCTTGTTGTTTTTATTCTTCTGGAAAGTGATATATTTGCTGAGAAATTAAAAGTTATATCAAAAGGTAAAAAAGCGAAAGCTCTTGTTGATGAATTTTTCGAGAGTGTTATAGAGTATATGAAAATAAAAACCGTTATGTCTGCTCTCACAGGATTTATGGCATGGATTTTTTTGTTTATATTAGGGGTTGATTTCTCATTGTTGTGGGGAATTCTTGCTTTCCTGCTCAATTATATACCTACAATAGGCTCTATAATAGCAGCAGTTCCCCCTGTGATAATAGCTCTGATAGACGGTGGTATAGGCTATGCTATTGCTGTATCCGTATGGTACCTTGCGATAAACATGGTTATTGGAAATATACTTGAGCCTAAATTTATGGGAAAAGGTGTAGGACTTTCTCCTCTTGTTGTCCTTTTATCTCTGGTTTTTTGGGGATGGGTATTAGGAACTGTGGGGATGTTCCTCTCTATTCCCCTCACTATCATCGCAAAAATGGCATTTGAATTAAGGGATGAGACGAGATGGATAGCGGTTTTAATGGACAACGAAGTGAGAAAGGAGTAG
- a CDS encoding undecaprenyl-diphosphate phosphatase, whose protein sequence is MTVFESFILGVIEGLTEFLPISSTGHLILASHLMGIPQSDVHKTFEVVIQLGSILAVVFLYRNRLFKDIELWKKLIVAFIPTGFLGFVFYKTIKSFFDSPSTVAFMLIAGGVVFILIEMFYKEKEHQIRDLEDISYIKAFFIGVFQSIAMIPGTSRSGATIIGGLLLGFDRKTAAEFSFLLAVPTMFVATAYDLMKNYHHFETENWLNLGVGFITAFLFAVIAIKFFLRFIKTHTFIPFGIYRIVVGIVFFLFFL, encoded by the coding sequence TTGACAGTTTTTGAGTCTTTCATTCTTGGGGTTATTGAAGGTCTTACAGAATTTCTTCCTATCTCTTCAACAGGACACCTGATACTTGCCTCTCATCTGATGGGAATACCCCAGTCAGATGTTCATAAAACATTTGAGGTTGTGATACAGCTTGGTTCTATACTTGCTGTTGTTTTCCTTTACAGGAATCGGCTTTTCAAGGACATAGAGCTGTGGAAAAAACTTATTGTAGCTTTCATACCTACAGGATTTTTAGGTTTTGTATTCTACAAGACAATAAAATCTTTTTTTGATAGTCCCTCTACTGTGGCCTTTATGCTTATTGCCGGAGGAGTAGTTTTTATCCTCATCGAAATGTTTTACAAAGAGAAAGAACACCAGATAAGAGATTTAGAGGATATCTCCTATATAAAAGCTTTTTTTATTGGTGTTTTCCAGTCCATTGCTATGATTCCAGGGACATCGCGATCAGGAGCTACAATAATAGGTGGGTTACTTCTCGGATTTGACAGGAAAACCGCTGCAGAATTTTCTTTTTTACTTGCAGTTCCTACTATGTTTGTCGCAACAGCATACGATCTGATGAAAAACTACCATCATTTTGAGACTGAGAACTGGTTAAATTTAGGTGTAGGATTTATAACTGCTTTTCTGTTTGCTGTTATAGCGATAAAGTTTTTCCTAAGATTTATAAAAACCCATACATTTATTCCGTTTGGGATTTATAGAATAGTTGTAGGTATTGTCTTTTTTCTATTTTTTCTGTAG
- a CDS encoding YifB family Mg chelatase-like AAA ATPase, which produces MPETSSLFVDYSSYPDFSEIKGQYLTKRALEIAAAGFHNVLMVGSPGSGKSMMAKAFPSILPPISFDEAIETTKIHSVAGILDDFIVKSRPYRSPHHTISDVALVGGGSIPRPGEVSLAHNGVLFLDEFPEFKRSSLEVLRQPMEDREVVISRATGRFRFPSKFQLLAAANPCPCGYKNDQTKECRCSPQEIKRYRNKLSGPIVDRIDIISYVSSVPPEELSSMKSGESSKSIRNRVLKAIEIQKKRFKDLSVNFNSEMSPSMIENFVKLDSPAENALKISAKKYGISARGYHRILKVARTIADLESSDIIKLKHIVEALNFRLSDELYS; this is translated from the coding sequence ATTCCTGAAACTAGCTCTTTATTTGTTGATTACTCATCCTACCCTGATTTTTCAGAGATAAAAGGACAGTATCTTACCAAAAGAGCCCTTGAGATAGCCGCAGCAGGTTTTCATAATGTACTGATGGTCGGTTCTCCCGGTTCAGGAAAATCTATGATGGCAAAAGCTTTTCCATCAATACTTCCTCCTATTTCTTTTGATGAAGCGATAGAGACTACAAAAATACACAGCGTAGCCGGTATACTCGATGATTTTATAGTAAAAAGTAGACCATATAGGAGTCCTCATCACACTATATCCGATGTTGCTCTTGTAGGAGGAGGATCTATCCCAAGACCGGGAGAGGTATCCCTTGCCCACAACGGAGTTTTATTTCTTGATGAGTTTCCTGAGTTTAAAAGGTCATCCCTTGAGGTCTTGAGACAGCCTATGGAAGATAGAGAGGTTGTTATATCAAGGGCAACAGGTAGATTTAGATTTCCTTCAAAATTTCAGCTGTTGGCTGCTGCAAATCCGTGTCCCTGCGGATACAAAAATGATCAGACAAAAGAGTGTCGGTGTAGCCCTCAAGAAATAAAAAGATACAGGAATAAACTCTCAGGACCTATTGTTGATAGGATAGATATAATCAGCTATGTCAGCAGCGTTCCACCTGAGGAACTTTCATCAATGAAATCAGGGGAAAGTTCAAAAAGTATAAGAAACAGGGTACTTAAGGCGATAGAGATACAGAAGAAAAGATTTAAAGATCTGTCTGTAAATTTTAACAGTGAGATGAGTCCTTCTATGATTGAGAATTTTGTAAAGTTGGACAGTCCTGCAGAAAATGCACTGAAGATATCGGCCAAAAAATACGGAATTTCTGCAAGGGGATACCACAGAATTTTGAAAGTGGCAAGAACTATAGCAGATCTGGAAAGCTCAGATATAATAAAGCTTAAACATATAGTTGAAGCGCTTAACTTTAGGCTTTCAGATGAGCTTTACTCCTGA
- a CDS encoding magnesium chelatase domain-containing protein has product MLSVVKSGGVLGIDGYSIDVEVNISQGLPQFITVGLPDTAVKESKERVKSAIINSGFSFPLRKIIVNLAPADIPKQGTLYDLPIAIGILSSTNTIKNESISDFAFVGELALDGSLRQIRGALAISSGLKNKGIKNLIIPEENAFEASLIEGINVYGFSTLNEIVDFLNGDIEKKLLFLKLALYLLITHPTLIFQR; this is encoded by the coding sequence ATGCTTTCTGTTGTTAAAAGTGGGGGAGTATTAGGTATAGATGGATACTCTATTGATGTAGAGGTAAATATATCACAGGGACTTCCTCAGTTTATAACTGTTGGCCTTCCAGACACCGCAGTTAAAGAGAGCAAAGAAAGGGTTAAATCTGCAATTATTAACAGTGGGTTTTCATTTCCTTTAAGAAAAATAATAGTAAATCTTGCCCCTGCAGATATACCAAAACAGGGAACACTTTATGATCTTCCTATAGCTATAGGTATTCTTTCCTCAACTAACACAATTAAAAATGAAAGCATTTCAGATTTTGCTTTTGTTGGGGAGCTTGCTTTAGATGGTTCCCTCAGACAGATCAGAGGTGCACTTGCTATATCTTCTGGTCTTAAAAATAAAGGAATAAAAAATCTCATTATACCTGAAGAAAATGCATTTGAAGCTTCCCTTATTGAAGGGATTAATGTGTATGGATTTTCCACACTTAATGAGATAGTAGATTTTTTAAACGGCGATATAGAAAAAAAACTGTTATTCCTGAAACTAGCTCTTTATTTGTTGATTACTCATCCTACCCTGATTTTTCAGAGATAA
- a CDS encoding CsgG/HfaB family protein, which translates to MRSWKWIGGFLLLFVFFYISGCAGVSTTSVQTTEQSFNEPVKYEGPKARIAVANFKCKAAKCGGRIGSGIRDMLVDALVRTGKFIVLERGEGLEEIKKELELGQSGLVQPGKAPQPGLLEGADILVVGSIVAFEPNAGGIKGGVGGLIPKIPLIGGVKLGKEDAYIALTLRFIDVRTGRIINSTRVEGKASSFSIGGLGGGILGTIPLGGGLEVYKNTPMEKAVMVLIDNAVKAIEKYVPESYYRYKGSEAPTQAKPVATAPSEQTTQVATPATPATQPEGKLIFSEDFESYGIGQTPPIGDFTGNNASVATVVDANKRITKAVVLRGSGKICNKNLKLKNLILEADYSVVHNYCDAGYIYLRVRENPIIAYRLHLTGCGKFSVDKVAGNSSVQIASVQVKDIKPVNNWTHVKVIMNNSNLKIYANGRLVIDINDNDPGMSTAGYICFGRRLEDVHYDNIKVYSLD; encoded by the coding sequence ATGCGCAGCTGGAAGTGGATAGGGGGTTTTTTACTGCTATTTGTATTCTTTTATATCTCAGGATGTGCTGGTGTATCAACAACATCAGTCCAGACTACAGAACAGAGCTTCAATGAGCCTGTAAAATATGAAGGTCCCAAGGCAAGAATAGCTGTAGCAAACTTTAAATGTAAGGCAGCAAAGTGTGGCGGTCGTATAGGAAGTGGAATCAGAGATATGCTTGTTGATGCTTTAGTCAGAACAGGCAAATTTATTGTCCTTGAAAGAGGAGAGGGTCTTGAAGAGATTAAAAAAGAGTTAGAATTGGGTCAGTCTGGTCTTGTTCAACCAGGAAAAGCTCCCCAGCCGGGACTTCTTGAAGGAGCAGATATACTTGTCGTAGGCTCCATCGTAGCCTTTGAGCCTAATGCTGGCGGTATAAAGGGTGGTGTAGGAGGACTTATTCCTAAAATACCACTTATAGGGGGTGTAAAACTCGGGAAAGAGGATGCTTATATAGCCCTTACCCTCAGATTTATTGACGTAAGAACAGGAAGAATTATAAATTCAACAAGAGTTGAGGGAAAAGCATCAAGTTTCAGCATAGGTGGTCTTGGAGGAGGTATATTAGGAACTATTCCTTTAGGTGGAGGCCTTGAGGTTTATAAGAACACACCTATGGAAAAAGCTGTTATGGTGCTGATTGATAATGCGGTAAAAGCAATAGAAAAATATGTTCCAGAAAGCTACTACCGATATAAAGGTAGCGAAGCTCCAACTCAGGCAAAACCTGTGGCAACAGCACCATCTGAGCAAACTACACAGGTAGCTACACCAGCTACACCTGCAACACAGCCTGAAGGTAAACTTATTTTTAGTGAGGATTTTGAGAGCTATGGTATAGGACAGACACCTCCTATAGGTGATTTTACAGGGAATAATGCAAGTGTTGCTACCGTTGTTGATGCAAATAAAAGAATAACAAAGGCTGTTGTCCTCAGAGGAAGCGGAAAAATCTGCAATAAAAATCTTAAGTTAAAAAATCTAATTCTTGAGGCAGATTACAGCGTTGTACATAACTACTGTGATGCTGGGTATATATACCTGAGAGTAAGAGAAAACCCAATTATAGCTTACAGACTTCATCTTACAGGATGCGGTAAATTTTCCGTTGACAAAGTCGCAGGAAATAGTTCTGTACAGATCGCAAGTGTTCAGGTAAAAGACATTAAACCTGTAAACAACTGGACTCATGTAAAAGTAATTATGAATAATAGTAACCTCAAAATCTATGCAAATGGCAGACTTGTTATTGATATCAATGATAATGATCCTGGTATGAGCACAGCAGGTTATATATGTTTCGGAAGAAGATTAGAAGATGTACACTACGATAATATAAAGGTTTACAGTTTAGATTAG
- a CDS encoding thioredoxin domain-containing protein: MPNRLINEKSPYLKQHASNPVDWYPWSKEAFEKAIKEDKPIFLSIGYSTCHWCHVMEKESFEDKEIAEILNENFVSIKVDREERPDIDSIYMNVCMMMTGRGGWPLTIFMTPDKRPFYAGTYFPKEGSYTRIGLKELLLNISKLWKEDRKKLLDRAEVVVDHLKKLSEKSSEEKLTENITEMLYQKLKDIFDPYYGGFGRRPKFPVPHNLLFLMRYHYSTGKENSIEMVKHTLTNMRLGGIHDHIGYGFHRYSTDERWFLPHFEKMLYDQATLLMAYTEAFQITGESLYKQTVEEIIQYLTRNMLSPEGGFYSAEDADSEGEEGKFYVWSYDELKEIVEDIDLFEDIFGITQEGNYREEHTGRPTGKNILYMRKTLTDISKETGISEEKLSLKISNWRKKLFSERKKRVHPLKDTKILTDWNGLVIAGLSKASVINPEYIKIAKNTADFILSKMKTKNGTVFHRYKDGDADIDGFLSDYSYLVWGLIELYQHSFEEKYLIEAVELTDKMIKHFWDKKGGFYDTPDFGEELIVRPKEGYDGAIPSGNSVAVYNLFRLYRITGNTEYRDRALKTIEFFAEKIKSIPSGYSMMILGFDFYIRDGKDIVISGKDFLQVEKILKQTFDPYRTVVIKKDESLNNLIPHLREIPVKERSEVYICENFSCGLPLTDIEEISEKLIRKS; this comes from the coding sequence ATGCCAAATAGATTAATAAATGAGAAAAGTCCATATCTAAAACAGCACGCCAGCAATCCTGTTGACTGGTATCCGTGGAGTAAAGAAGCTTTTGAGAAAGCCATAAAAGAAGATAAACCTATTTTTCTATCTATCGGTTACTCAACATGCCACTGGTGCCACGTTATGGAAAAGGAGTCTTTTGAAGATAAGGAGATAGCAGAAATTCTTAATGAAAATTTTGTTTCTATAAAAGTAGATAGGGAAGAAAGACCAGATATAGACAGCATATATATGAATGTATGTATGATGATGACAGGAAGAGGAGGATGGCCTCTAACTATCTTTATGACACCAGATAAAAGACCTTTTTACGCAGGAACATATTTTCCTAAAGAGGGAAGTTATACAAGAATCGGTCTTAAAGAACTTTTATTAAACATATCCAAGCTCTGGAAAGAGGACAGAAAAAAATTATTAGACAGGGCTGAAGTAGTCGTTGACCACCTGAAAAAACTATCTGAGAAAAGTTCTGAAGAAAAGCTTACCGAAAACATAACAGAGATGTTATACCAAAAACTCAAAGATATATTTGATCCTTATTATGGAGGATTTGGAAGAAGACCAAAATTTCCTGTGCCCCACAACCTACTTTTCTTAATGAGGTATCACTACAGCACTGGTAAAGAGAACAGTATAGAGATGGTTAAACATACACTTACCAATATGAGACTTGGAGGGATCCATGACCATATCGGCTATGGATTTCACAGATACTCTACAGATGAAAGATGGTTTTTACCACATTTTGAAAAAATGCTGTATGATCAGGCTACGCTTTTAATGGCTTACACCGAAGCGTTTCAGATAACAGGAGAGTCTCTATACAAACAGACTGTAGAAGAGATAATCCAGTATCTTACAAGGAATATGCTTTCTCCAGAGGGAGGATTTTATTCTGCGGAAGATGCAGACAGCGAAGGAGAAGAAGGGAAATTTTACGTATGGAGTTATGATGAACTTAAAGAAATAGTTGAAGATATTGATCTGTTTGAAGATATTTTTGGTATTACTCAAGAAGGAAATTACAGAGAAGAGCATACAGGAAGACCTACAGGAAAGAATATTCTTTATATGAGGAAAACACTTACTGATATATCAAAAGAAACAGGAATATCTGAAGAAAAGCTAAGTCTAAAAATTTCTAACTGGAGGAAAAAACTATTTTCTGAAAGGAAAAAAAGAGTTCACCCTTTAAAAGATACAAAAATCCTAACAGACTGGAATGGTCTTGTAATAGCAGGTCTGTCAAAGGCTTCTGTAATAAATCCAGAGTATATAAAGATAGCAAAAAATACAGCAGATTTTATACTCTCAAAGATGAAGACAAAAAATGGAACAGTTTTCCACAGATATAAAGATGGAGACGCTGATATAGATGGTTTTTTATCAGATTACTCTTATCTTGTGTGGGGACTTATTGAATTGTACCAGCACTCATTTGAAGAAAAATATCTTATAGAGGCTGTAGAACTGACAGACAAGATGATAAAGCATTTTTGGGATAAAAAAGGGGGTTTTTATGACACCCCTGATTTTGGAGAGGAACTTATAGTAAGACCTAAAGAAGGGTATGATGGGGCTATTCCTTCTGGAAACTCTGTTGCTGTATATAACCTTTTTAGACTATACAGGATAACAGGTAACACAGAATACAGGGATAGAGCTCTTAAAACAATTGAGTTTTTCGCAGAAAAGATAAAGAGCATACCATCCGGGTACAGTATGATGATTTTGGGTTTTGATTTTTACATAAGAGACGGAAAAGATATAGTGATTTCCGGAAAAGATTTCCTACAGGTAGAAAAAATATTAAAACAAACATTTGATCCCTATAGAACAGTGGTAATTAAAAAAGATGAATCTCTAAACAATCTCATACCACACCTCAGAGAGATTCCTGTAAAAGAAAGGAGCGAAGTATATATATGCGAAAATTTTAGCTGTGGTCTTCCTTTAACAGATATAGAAGAAATCTCCGAAAAATTGATTAGGAAAAGTTAA
- the ccsA gene encoding cytochrome c biogenesis protein CcsA — protein sequence MLKLLIVVILMSYFISSIGFWVYLFTKKDAGKKFGFSFYGIGFLLQLIYIGIKDYQAKSFAMATERELPFFLAFSIAIVFFGLSWKYKKQLRDFGSLFAPINVFLVALTLPYYGEITTEYKNIWFYAHVILSMMAYAFIIAGAVVAFVYILTQRDLKRKKLDSFFVSKFSSSLMLLQDIEYKSNVIAFIMLSLALIASSVWSSVYLGKHWIWDPKQIALSLLWVYYGFIIHMMVIKHEKGKKASYLTVLGGFFAFVIYWFIKHPNY from the coding sequence TTGTTAAAATTACTGATTGTTGTAATCTTAATGTCTTACTTCATATCCTCTATAGGGTTCTGGGTTTATCTGTTCACCAAAAAAGACGCAGGAAAGAAGTTTGGGTTCAGTTTTTACGGGATAGGTTTTCTTTTACAGCTCATTTATATAGGAATTAAAGATTATCAGGCAAAAAGTTTTGCTATGGCAACAGAAAGAGAACTACCATTTTTTCTGGCTTTTTCTATAGCTATAGTTTTTTTCGGACTGTCCTGGAAATACAAGAAACAGCTCAGAGATTTTGGTTCTCTGTTTGCCCCGATAAATGTTTTTCTTGTTGCTCTGACGCTTCCCTATTATGGAGAAATCACAACAGAGTATAAAAATATCTGGTTCTATGCCCATGTTATCCTTTCAATGATGGCATATGCTTTCATAATTGCTGGAGCAGTAGTTGCTTTTGTTTACATTCTTACACAGAGAGATCTTAAAAGGAAAAAGCTTGACTCATTTTTTGTCTCAAAATTTTCTTCATCATTAATGCTTCTACAGGATATAGAGTACAAATCAAATGTAATTGCATTTATTATGCTTTCTCTTGCATTGATAGCATCATCTGTATGGTCAAGTGTTTATCTGGGAAAACACTGGATATGGGATCCTAAACAGATAGCTCTTTCTCTTCTGTGGGTATACTACGGTTTTATAATTCATATGATGGTAATAAAACATGAAAAGGGGAAGAAAGCCTCCTATCTAACAGTTCTTGGAGGCTTTTTTGCATTTGTTATCTACTGGTTTATTAAGCATCCTAACTATTGA
- the pyrE gene encoding orotate phosphoribosyltransferase, whose translation MILERALKVSDKPIFKLSSGKMSTYYIDLRTITLDPEGGYIIGNLIFNMIKGRNPDAIGGLTLGADPISYATSIISYLNKQPVKPFVVRKEPKGHGTGKQIEGNVKPGEKVFIVEDVVTTAGSSLKAAKVAKDYGLEILGIIALVDREEGGEENIKNEGFDFYPVFKISELLNS comes from the coding sequence ATGATACTTGAAAGGGCATTAAAAGTATCAGACAAGCCAATTTTCAAATTATCTTCTGGAAAGATGAGCACATACTACATTGATTTGAGAACTATAACTTTAGACCCTGAAGGGGGATATATAATAGGAAATCTCATATTTAATATGATAAAAGGGAGAAATCCAGATGCTATCGGTGGTCTGACATTAGGAGCAGACCCTATATCCTATGCAACTTCTATTATCTCTTATCTGAATAAACAGCCTGTAAAACCTTTCGTAGTCAGAAAAGAGCCAAAAGGCCATGGAACAGGAAAACAGATAGAGGGAAATGTAAAGCCTGGAGAAAAAGTTTTTATTGTTGAAGATGTTGTAACAACAGCAGGTTCTTCTCTAAAAGCTGCAAAGGTGGCAAAAGATTATGGTCTTGAGATACTTGGTATTATAGCTCTCGTTGATAGGGAAGAAGGAGGAGAAGAAAATATCAAAAACGAAGGGTTTGATTTCTACCCTGTTTTTAAAATATCTGAACTTCTCAATAGTTAG